The following are encoded together in the Salvelinus fontinalis isolate EN_2023a chromosome 38, ASM2944872v1, whole genome shotgun sequence genome:
- the LOC129838005 gene encoding calpain-7-like: MDCTALEHDGVKFAKTAVICDQNGKYNEAVFYYKEAAQALIYAGMAGSKLEGIQDKVNEYLDRVQALHNAVQAQSSDPLKSKQQVDLERAHFLVTQAFEEDEKGNGDEAIELYTQAVELCIQTSHDTTDQGLQGKLKQLARQALDRAEGLKESQSASPLAQSPQDRPGPSGAKPSGGPCPVRQFFPLGPDFSLQNRPQPVRPVQSSEPQGQRYTSEEIEVLRSTSKINSIPFVPFMSVDLKERFAFPVPFSDKLGKLALSPKQRTIFSRWVRPDEICNNPTMILSVSSFSIKQTVVSDCSFVASLAISAAYERRYNKKLITSIIYPQNRRGEPEYNPCGKYMVKLHINGVPRKVIIDDFLPCGQNGELLCSYSSNRNELWVSLIEKAYMKVMGGYDFPGSNSNIDLHALTGWIPERIAMHSDNQSFIKDDTFRMLYQRFHRGDVLITTATGVMTEEEGERWGLVPTHAYAVLDIREHKGKRFLQLKNPWSHLRWKGRFSERDEKNWTPELLKYLNFDPKTAQKFDNGVFWITFEDLCQYYDVIYLSWSPALFRESSCIHSTWDGKQGPVKDAYSLANNPQYRLEVTCPAGGTAVWVLLTRHITDKDDFAQNREFITLVVYKTEGKKVYYPADPPPYIDGIRINSPHYLTKMRLTSAGTHTFTLVVSQYEKQNTINYTLRVYSGCKFSFSKIPTPFTHTKRINGQWKGPSAGGCGNYKDSYKHNPIYQFNLERPGPMLIELRGSRQYSVGFEMVTVSTVVEPGPAGHPKKNSGDYRCGFCYMEADHVPAGIYNVIPTTFLPKQEGPFFLDFSSVTSLKVSQLQ, translated from the exons ATGGATTGCACGGCACTGGAGCACGATGGAGTTAAATTTGCTAAAACTGCTGTCATCTGCGACCAGAATGGAAAATACAACGAGGCTGTCTTCTATTATAAG GAGGCGGCACAAGCCCTGATCTACGCCGGCATGGCAGGGTCTAAACTGGAGGGCATCCAGGATAAAGTCAATGAGTACCTGGACCGGGTTCAGGCCCTGCACAATGCTG TTCAAGCTCAAAGTAGCGATCCTCTGAAGAGCAAGCAGCAGGTGGATCTGGAGCGGGCCCACTTCCTGGTCACCCAGGCCTTTGAGGAGGATGAGAAGGGCAATGGGGACGAGGCCATCGAGCTCTACACACAGGCCGTGGAACTCTGCATCCAGACG TCTCATGATACGACAGACCAGGGGCTGCAGGGCAAACTGAAGCAGCTGGCTCGTCAGGCCCTCGATAG GGCGGAGGGGCTGAAGGAGTCCCAGTCCGCCAGTCCCTTAGCCCAGTCACCACAGGACAGGCCGGGGCCCTCAGGGGCCAAACCTAGTGGGGGGCCTTGCCCCGTCAGACAGTTCTTCCCCCTTGGACCTGACTTCTCCCTCCAGAACCGTCCCCAGCCAGTCAGGCCGGTCCAGTCCAGCGAGCCTCAGGGTCAGCGCTACACCTCAGAAGAGATCGAGGTGCTCAG GAGCACGTCCAAGATCAACAGCATACCCTTCGTCCCCTTCATGAGCGTGGACCTGAAGGAGAGATTTGCCTTTCCTGTTCCATTCTC GGACAAACTAGGCAAGCTGGCCCTGTCTCCCAAGCAGAGAACCATCTTCTCCCGCTGGGTTCGCCCTGACGAGATCTGCAATAACCCCACCATGATCTTATCTGTATCCAGCTTTAGCATCAAACAg ACGGTGGTGTCTGACTGCTCGTTCGTGGCGTCGTTAGCCATCAGCGCTGCCTATGAGCGACGCTACAACAAGAAGCTCATCACCAGCATCATCTACCCCCAGAACCGGCGCGGGGAGCCAGAGTATAATCCCTGTGGGAAGTACATGGTGAAGCTTCACATCAACGGTGTGCCCAGAAAG GTCATTATAGACGACTTCCTGCCATGTGGTCAGAATGGAGAGCTGCTGTGTTCGTACTCCAGCAACAGGAACGAGCTGTGGGTCTCCCTCATAGAGAAGGCCTACATGAAGGTCATGGGAGGCTACGACTTCCCCGGCTCCAACTCG AACATCGATCTGCACGCACTCACTGGCTGGATCCCAGAGCGTATCGCCATGCATTCAGACAATCAGTCATTCATCAAGGACGACACCTTCCGCATGCTCTACCAGAG GTTTCACCGGGGCGATGTCCTAATCACCACGGCAACGGGGGTGATGACAGAGGAGGAGGGCGAGAGGTGGGGCCTTGTGCCAACGCATGCCTACGCTGTCCTGGATATCCGGGAGCACAAA GGGAAGCGATTCCTGCAGCTGAAGAACCCGTGGAGCCACCTGAGGTGGAAAGGCCGCTTCAGTGAACGGGACGAGAAAAACTGGACCCCAGAACTTCTCAAATACCTCAACTTCGACCCCAAGACCGCACAGAAGTTTGATAACGGTGTGTTCTGGATCACGTTTGAGGACCTGTGCCAGTACTATGATGTCATCTACCTGAGCTGGAGCCCTGCCCTGTTCAGAGAGTCTTCCTGTATCCACAG TACCTGGGATGGGAAGCAGGGCCCGGTGAAGGATGCCTACAGCCTGGCCAACAACCCTCAGTACCGGCTGGAGGTGACCTGTCCTGCAGGGGGCACCGCTGTCTGGGTGCTGctgaccagacacatcactgacaaG GATGACTTTGCACAAAACAGGGAGTTCATCACCTTGGTGGTTTAcaagacagagggaaagaaagtTTACTACCCTG CGGACCCTCCCCCCTACATAGATGGGATCAGGATCAACAGCCCCCACTACCTGACCAAGATGAGACTAACCAGCGCTGGAACACACACCTTCACACTGGTGGTGTCACAGTACGAGAAGCAGAACACCATCAACTACACCttgagg GTGTACTCTGGATGCAAGTTCTCCTTCTCCAAGATCCCAACGCCCTTCACTCATACCAAACGG ATCAATGGCCAGTGGAAGGGGCCGAGTGCGGGGGGCTGTGGGAACTACAAGGACTCGTACAAGCACAACCCAATCTACCAGTTTAACCTGGAGCGCCCAGGGCCCATGCTCATAGAGCTACGAGGCTCCAG GCAGTACAGTGTGGGCTTTGAGATGGTGACTGTGTCCACTGTAGTAGAGCCAGGACCTGCAGGCCACCCGAAGAAGAACAGTGGAGACTACAG gtGTGGTTTCTGCTACATGGAGGCGGACCATGTCCCTGCTGGCATCTACAACGTCATCCCCACCACCTTCCTGCCCAAACAGGAAGGACCCTTCTTCCTGGACTTCAGCAGCGTCACGTCCCTAAAGGTCTCCCAGCTCCAGTaa